The genome window TCGTCTCGACCACCGCTCCGTCCACGAGCCTCGGCGGCTCCTCGCTCGGCGGAGGTGGAGAGGAGGCCGAGCAGGCGGCGAGGGCGATCGCGCACAGCGCAGCTACCAGAGGGCGGCCCATCGATGCTCAGGCTATCCCACGACTAGAATGTCCGAGCCTCGGACGGGCAGCCGAAAAGGAGGAGCGAGTGGGCGCGTTCTCCAGACTCATGACGATCATCAAGATGAAGTTCAGCCGGGCCGTCGGGCGCGCGGAGGACCCGCGCGAGCTGCTCGACTATTCCTACGAGCGGCAGCTGGACCTCCTGCAGAAGGTGCGCAAGGGGATCGCCGACGTCGCCACCTCCAGGGCCCGTCTCCGACTGCAGGCGGGAAGGCTGGAGGAGCAGGTCGCGAAGCTGGACAACCAGGCCCGACGCGCGGTCGGCGCCGGACGGGAGGACCTGGCCAAGCTCGCCCTGCAGCGGAAGAAGGAGATCCAGGCGCAGCTCCAGGGGATGGACGAGCAGATCGCGAACATCGAGGCCGAGGAGGAGCGCCTGAAGGCGACGGAGCAGAAGCTCCAAGCCCGGATCGAGGCCTTCCGGACCCGCAAGGAGACGACGAAGGCCCAGTACACGGCGGCCGAAGCGCAGGTGAAGGTCGGCGAGGCCCTGAGCGGACTGTCGGAGGAGTTCGGGGACGTCGGCCGCGCCCTGGGCCGCGCCGAGCAGAAGACGGAGGAGCTGCAGGCCAGGGCGGTAGCGATGGACGAGCTGCTCTCATCGGGAGCGATCCCGGACCTGTCCGCTCCCCGCGACCAGATCGAGGCAGAGCTGCAGAAGGTCACCCACGAGAGCGAGATCGAGCTCGAGCTGGCCGAGATGCGCCGCGAGCTGGGATCCGCGGAGGGGTCCGA of Actinomycetota bacterium contains these proteins:
- a CDS encoding PspA/IM30 family protein → MGAFSRLMTIIKMKFSRAVGRAEDPRELLDYSYERQLDLLQKVRKGIADVATSRARLRLQAGRLEEQVAKLDNQARRAVGAGREDLAKLALQRKKEIQAQLQGMDEQIANIEAEEERLKATEQKLQARIEAFRTRKETTKAQYTAAEAQVKVGEALSGLSEEFGDVGRALGRAEQKTEELQARAVAMDELLSSGAIPDLSAPRDQIEAELQKVTHESEIELELAEMRRELGSAEGSEGDG